In Pseudomonas sp. FP1742, the DNA window TCGAGTTGCGCCAGCAGTTCGGCGTCGCGCTGCATCAGGTCGGCGAGTTTCCACAACAGGTTTTGCCGCTCCCGGGGGCGAGTGCGGGTCCAGGGCGAATCGTCGAAGGCCTGGCGGGCGGCAAGCACCGCGCGGTCGACATCCTCGGGCGTGGCCCGTGGCACTGAGCACAGCACCTCGCCGGTGGCCGGGTTGTGCAGGGGCATGGTCTGGCCGTCGGCGGCCTCGACCCAGTCACCTCCAATGAGCATGCGCGGTGCGCGCTGGATGAACGCCGAGGTGGCGGGAAGCAAATAAGGGAGGGGCATGGCAAGACCTCTTGTTGTGCGGGAAAACGGGAGCTTGCTCACTGTTTGGCAATGGCTGTGCCAAGTGTCGGGAAGGGGCTGATCGCCCAGTGTCGGCGGGGTTTTGAGTGATGCGAGGGGGCGGGCGACTCGCTTGGAGGTGTCGCAAATCGCGACAGCCCGATGAGACGACGAGCAACCTGTCACAGTCTTGAGACACCCGCTATTGAGGACTAGAATTTTCAGGCTAAAGGGTGAAATGACGGAGCATTTGCCCGGCATCCATCTGGCGTGAGGGAGGTAGCGATGTTTCTATCACCCCTGGAAATCCAAAACATCATCGAGCAAAGTTTTCTGCCCGCCGTGTGCACCTGCAGCATGGAGGCAGACCAGTTTCTGACGATTCGGGTCTGCGATTGCATGACCGGCAAAGTGGATCTGGTGGCTACTCACGTACCGGTATGGACACTGGACAGCCCCCATGCGATTGCATCGCTGGTGGCTGATATGCGGTTGGAAATCGAGGCTCACAAAGGCGTTCACCCGACGTTCTACAGCTGAACCGATGTCACGCCGCACCCGTCGGTGGTGCGGCGTGCGTCCGTCGTGTCATGACGGGATTTTTTGAGAAATCTCCTCGAACGTGTCGCTATCTACAGCGGCCAGCAATCTTCTTCCATCCTTGAGTGTGGCCAGAAAGGTTACCTCGGTTTCCTTGCCTGCCAACATGAAGCCGGCAAACGCGCCGATCGGCCCCAGCAACATGGCCCCCGCCACGCCGAAGCCGATGACATCCTTGATGTTGTTGATCGAATCCTCGTTAGCCACTTCTACGCTCTTGAACAATGAGAGCGGGAGGGTGATGCCGGGCCACGGGTGAAGCGACGTTCTGAGCGTGAAAACGCCGTCTCGGTACTCTCCATCACCCTGCAGAAAGTCCCCCGCCAGGACCGTTATGCTTGCCATGTTCTTACCCTCTGACTGGCAATCGGTGAACCCCCATTTCGCGCCTGCACCGGAGCATCGTCAATCGCCGGGCGATGAAGTGTTCCGGTCGCGGGCATCTATGCTTGTCTCACACTGCAACAGGTGTCGCGATATTAGACGCGGGCGATCTCGTTCAGACGCGCTCAATAGCCAGTGTTTTAACGTAACTAATTGAATTTTATGGTGATCGTTAAGCTGGCACGCTCCGTGTATTGCTCATCGCAGACGTTTCTCTTGCCTCCGTCAGCGGATCAAAGCCGACGGCAGAAACCATAAAAACGATAAGCCACAACAATAAGAAAGCACCGTGCGAGGTTCGACGTTGATGAAGAGAAAACTCCGATCAGGCATGAGCGCCAGTCTGCTGGCCGTGGCCGCCTGTATGGCGCTGCACTCACCCCATAGCCTGGCAGCCCGCGACGCCCAGACCATCCTCAAGGAAACCTGTCAGGGCTGTCACACCCCCGAAGCCGATAACGCCCTGAGCCGCATCAGCCACCAGCGCAAAACTCCGGAAGGCTGGCTGATGAGCATCGCCCGGATGCAGACCATGCACGGTTTGCAGATCAGCGATGACGACCGCCGGACACTGGTCAAATACCTGGCCGACACCCAAGGCCTGGCGCCGAGCGAGACCGATGGTGTGCGTTATGCGCTGGAGCGGCGGCTCAATACCGTCGAGAAGTTTGACGACCAGACCAGCCAGATGTGCGGTCGTTGCCACTCCGGAGCGCGGGTGGCCCTGCAACGCCGTCCGGCACAGGAATGGGAGCGTCTGGTGAACTTCCACCTCGGCCAATGGCCGTCGCTGGAGTACCAGGCGCTGGCGCGGGATCGTGACTGGTTTGATATCGCCCGCAAAGACATGGTGCCGCTGTTGGCCAAGCGTTATCCGCTGGACAACCCAGCCTGGAAAAAATGGCTGAGCAGCGCGCCGAAAGCCCAGACGCTGGTGGGTGACTGGAGCTTCAGCGGCCATTTGCCGGGTAAAGGTGAATTGGCCGGGGTGATGAGCGTGACCGCCGACGGCAACGATACCTTCAAGGTCAGCGTCAAGGGCCAATACGCCGACGGCACACCGTTCAACGGTGACGGCAGCGCAATTCTCTACACCGGCTATGAATGGCGCGGCAACGTGACCATCGACGGCGTGACCATGCGCCAGGTGTTCGCCGCCCAAGGTAATGCGATGCAGGGGAGGATGTTCGAGGCCGAGCACGACGAGCGCGGTCTGGACTTTGTCGCCGCCAAACAGGGTTCCCCGCGTTTGCTGGCGGTGCAGCCGGGTTATCTGAAGGCGGGCGTCGAGACGCAGGTGACACTGGTCGGCAGTGGCCTCACCGGCAAACCGAACTTCGGCAAAGGCGTGGAAGTGCTCGAAGTCGTCGAACAGAGCCCGGAGCGGATCACGGTCAAGCTCAAGGCCGCCGCCAATGCCCAGCCGGGCCTGCGCGCGGTGACGGTTGGCAACCTGAAAGGCCCGACCCTGTCGGTCTACAGCAAGATCGAATCGGTCAAAGTGGTGCCGGAATTCTCGGTGGCGCGGATCGGCGAGGGCGGTGGTTCCACGCCGAAAGTCCAGGGCCGCTTCGATGCCGAAGCCTGGGGCAAGGGCGCTGACGGCAAGCCGTATCGCATCGGCGTGTTCCCGGCGCAGTGGAAAGTCGAAGCCTTCGACGACCGCGCCAGGGAAGACGAAGACGTCAAGTTTGCCGGCACCATGCAGGCCGACGCGGGCGTGTTCACCCCGGGCGATGCCGGGCCGAACCCGGCGCGCAAAATGTCCACCAACAATGCCGGCAACCTCAAGGTGATCGCCGCCGTCGACGACGCAGGGAAATCCCTGACCGGTGAAGGCCACATGATCGTCACCGTGCAACGCTGGAACAATCCACCCATTCCGTGATTTTGCTGACCCATACGGTTTCAGACACTTTTTTGGAATGACCGCAGACCCCGTAAGACGGGGCTTGCACAGGAGGTTTGCCATGGGCGCTATCTTGAATCTGGTCGAGCGGAATCTGCACGAAGTGCACGTCGACGCCGACCGCATGTTGTTTCACATTCCCAGCAGTTCGCTGTTCGCCAGCGATGAGCTGACCGGCACCATCATTGATACCTTGCGCGGTCCCGGCTGTTCCTCGGACGAGCTGATCCAGCGCTTGGCCGCACGCTTCAACGGCGAAGAAATCACCGAGACCCTGCGTGAGTTGATCTCGCTGGAGCTGGTCAGCGACGGTTCGCCACTGACCCCGGACATCGGCACCAAGCGGGTCGAGCGCACCGCGATCAATACCGTGGTGCTCAACGTCAATACCGGCTGCAATCTGAGCTGCACCTACTGCTACAAGGAAGACCTGGACAAACCGTCGGCCGGCAAGAAAATGGACGTCGAAACTGCGGTCGCGTCGGTGGAAATGCTGCTGCGCGAATCCCCGGACGAAGAACGTTTCACCGTGGTGTTCTTCGGGGGGGAACCGCTGAGCAATCGCAAGTTGATCGAGTACATGGTCGACTACTGTGAAAAGCGCTTTGCCGAGGCGGGCAAGTTCGTCGAGTTCGTCATGACCACCAACGCCACGCTGCTCACCGAAGAGACCGTGGACTACCTCAACGCTCACCGTTTCGGTTTGTCAGTCAGTATCGACGGGCCGAAAACCGTG includes these proteins:
- a CDS encoding DUF1652 domain-containing protein — protein: MFLSPLEIQNIIEQSFLPAVCTCSMEADQFLTIRVCDCMTGKVDLVATHVPVWTLDSPHAIASLVADMRLEIEAHKGVHPTFYS
- the peaA gene encoding quinohemoprotein amine dehydrogenase subunit alpha; this encodes MKRKLRSGMSASLLAVAACMALHSPHSLAARDAQTILKETCQGCHTPEADNALSRISHQRKTPEGWLMSIARMQTMHGLQISDDDRRTLVKYLADTQGLAPSETDGVRYALERRLNTVEKFDDQTSQMCGRCHSGARVALQRRPAQEWERLVNFHLGQWPSLEYQALARDRDWFDIARKDMVPLLAKRYPLDNPAWKKWLSSAPKAQTLVGDWSFSGHLPGKGELAGVMSVTADGNDTFKVSVKGQYADGTPFNGDGSAILYTGYEWRGNVTIDGVTMRQVFAAQGNAMQGRMFEAEHDERGLDFVAAKQGSPRLLAVQPGYLKAGVETQVTLVGSGLTGKPNFGKGVEVLEVVEQSPERITVKLKAAANAQPGLRAVTVGNLKGPTLSVYSKIESVKVVPEFSVARIGEGGGSTPKVQGRFDAEAWGKGADGKPYRIGVFPAQWKVEAFDDRAREDEDVKFAGTMQADAGVFTPGDAGPNPARKMSTNNAGNLKVIAAVDDAGKSLTGEGHMIVTVQRWNNPPIP